In a genomic window of Sarcophilus harrisii chromosome 4, mSarHar1.11, whole genome shotgun sequence:
- the TBX2 gene encoding T-box transcription factor TBX2 translates to MRDTAFAGTVMAYHPFHAPRPADFPMSAFLAAAQPSFFPALALPPAALAKPLPDPGLAGAAAAAAAAAAAAEAGLHVSALGHHPQAAHLRSLKSLEPEDEVEDDPKVTLEAKELWDQFHKLGTEMVITKSGRRMFPPFKVRVSGLDKKAKYILLMDIVAADDCRYKFHNSRWMVAGKADPEMPKRMYIHPDSPATGEQWMAKPVAFHKLKLTNNISDKHGFTILNSMHKYQPRFHIVRANDILKLPYSTFRTYVFPETDFIAVTAYQNDKITQLKIDNNPFAKGFRDTGNGRREKRKQLTLPSLRMYEEQCKPERDGAESDASSCDPPPAREPPPSPGTDPSPLRLHRTRADEKLCAADSDPEPERLGDERPGGTLGRSPGLEPASPQRLVESERVRERRSPDRGKEPGEGGGCLDGPFSLRGLEKDKAEGRRKDEARKEGSEVKEAGLAPLVVQTDSASPLSAGHLQGLALSGHLHGQQFFGPLGAGQPLFLHPGQFAMGPGAFSAMGMGHLLASVTGGGGGGGGGAGAATAGLDGGAGLGSAAGAAGAAAPFPFHLSQHMLASQGIPMPTFGGLFPYPYTYMAAAAAAASALPATSAAAAAAAAAGSLSRSPFLGSARPRLRFSPYQIPVTIPPSTNLLTTSLAPDGSKAAGSSREPSPLPELALPKVGGSHRGTLSPKGAAKEAASELQNIQRLVSGLESQRDLSPGRESPK, encoded by the exons ATGAGAGATACGGCGTTTGCGGGGACCGTCATGGCATACCACCCCTTCCACGCTCCGCGCCCCGCTGACTTTCCCATGTCCGCCTTCCTGGCCGCAGCTCAGCCTTCCTTCTTCCCGGCGCTGGCGCTGCCGCCCGCGGCGCTCGCCAAGCCCCTGCCGGACCCGGGCCTGGCCggagcagcggcggcggcggcggcggcagcagcggcgGCCGAGGCGGGGCTGCACGTCTCGGCGCTGGGCCACCACCCCCAGGCGGCCCATCTTCGCTCTCTCAAAAGCCTGGAGCCGGAGGACGAGGTGGAGGACGACCCCAAGGTGACGCTGGAGGCCAAAGAGTTGTGGGACCAGTTCCACAAACTGGGCACCGAGATGGTCATTACCAAGTCCGGGAG gcGGATGTTCCCCCCGTTCAAGGTGCGGGTCAGCGGACTGGACAAGAAGGCCAAGTACATTCTGCTCATGGACATCGTGGCCGCGGACGACTGTCGCTACAAGTTCCACAATTCACGCTGGATGGTGGCAGGCAAGGCTGACCCGGAGATGCCCAAACGCATGTACATCCACCCGGATAGCCCAGCCACTGGGGAGCAGTGGATGGCTAAGCCAGTGGCCTTCCATAAACTCAAGCTTACCAACAACATCTCGGACAAGCACGGCTTC ACTATCCTGAACTCCATGCACAAGTATCAGCCTCGCTTCCACATAGTGAGAGCCAACGACATTCTGAAGCTTCCCTACAGTACCTTCCGCACCTACGTGTTCCCGGAGACCGATTTCATTGCAGTCACCGCCTACCAGAACGACAAG ATCACGCAGCTGAAAATAGACAACAATCCCTTTGCAAAAGGTTTCAGAGACACAGGAAATGGCCGGCGGGAGAAAAg GAAGCAACTGACCCTACCGTCCCTTCGGATGTACGAAGAGCAATGTAAACCCGAGAGGGACGGGGCTGAATCAGATGCCTCCTCCTGCGATCCACCTCCAGCCCGAGAGCCACCTCCCTCCCCAGGCACAGACCCCAGTCCCCTGCGTCTGCATCGCACCCGAG CAGACGAGAAGCTGTGCGCTGCGGACAGCGACCCGGAGCCGGAGAGACTTGGGGACGAGCGGCCTGGGGGCACATTAGGGCGCAGTCCGGGTCTGGAGCCGGCCAGTCCCCAGCGCCTGGTAGAGTCCGAACGCGTCCGAGAAAGGCGCAGCCCCGACCGGggcaaagaaccaggagaaggCGGTGGCTGCCTGGACGGCCCTTTCAGCCTGAGGGGCTTGGAGAAGGACAAGGCGGAGGGCAGGAGGAAGGACGAGGCCCGGAAGGAGGGCAGCGAGGTCAAGGAGGCAGGGTTGGCGCCCCTCGTGGTACAAACGGACAGCGCCTCGCCCCTCAGCGCTGGCCATCTACAGGGCCTGGCGCTGTCGGGTCACCTGCATGGTCAGCAGTTCTTTGGGCCCCTGGGCGCCGGGCAGCCGCTCTTTCTGCACCCAGGACAGTTCGCCATGGGCCCCGGGGCCTTCTCTGCCATGGGCATGGGCCACCTGCTGGCCTCGGTGActggaggcggcggcggcggcggcggcggggccgGGGCGGCCACGGCAGGACTGGATGGCGGAGCTGGTCTGGGCTCGGCCGCTGGAGCGGCTGGAGCTGCGGccccctttcctttccacctctcaCAGCACATGCTGGCATCTCAG GGGATCCCGATGCCCACATTTGGTGGGCTCTTTCCATATCCCTACACTTACATGGCAGCTGCCGCAGCCGCTGCCTCAGCCTTGCCAGCCACCAGTGCtgccgccgctgccgctgccgctgcgGGCTCCTTATCCCGGAGCCCTTTTTTGGGCAGTGCCCGGCCTCGCCTTCGTTTCAGCCCTTACCAGATCCCTGTGACCATCCCTCCCAGCACCAACCTCCTTACCACGAGCCTGGCTCCAGATGGCTCCAAGGCGGCTGGAAGCAGTAGGGAGCCCAGTCCCCTGCCAGAGCTGGCCTTACCTAAGGTGGGAGGCTCACACCGGGGAACCCTGTCCCCTAAAGGCGCAGCCAAAGAGGCCGCCAGCGAACTACAGAATATCCAGAGACTGGTGAGCGGTTTGGAGAGCCAGAGGGACCTGTCCCCAGGACGGGAGTCGCCGAAGTGA